One Penicillium oxalicum strain HP7-1 chromosome III, whole genome shotgun sequence genomic region harbors:
- a CDS encoding DNA-directed RNA polymerase II subunit, whose amino-acid sequence MSPPRAPFPSHFDFTTATVAFSRLGDTRSHPPRRPHGEPLDEVDDRQDPYEAILLAPGEKKIEVEVDTRLPSAAIFTFHKEDHTLGNMIRSRLLKTAHVTFAAYKVPHPLTPNFLLRVQTDGTITPRTAVVNACQALIKDLGILSREFTKEYELRKMANAANQQQNMGE is encoded by the exons ATGTCGCCTCCTCGTGCCCCTTTCCCTTCACACTTTGATTTCACGACAGCCACGGTTGCTTTTAGCCGACTGGGTGATACCCGATCTCATCCACCTCGTCGGCCTCATGGAGAACCTCTCGATGAAGTTGATGACCGCCAGGATCC ATACGAAGCGATCTTGCTCGCCCccggggagaagaagatcgaggTCGAGGTTGACACCC GTCTGCCCTCCGCCGCGATCTTCACCTTCCACAAGGAAGATCACACCCTGGGCAACATGATCCGCAGTCGTCTCCTCAAGACTGCCCATGTTACCTTCGCCGCGTACAAG GTTCCTCACCCCTTGACGCCcaacttcctcctccgcgTCCAGACCGACGGGACCATCACTCCCCGCACGGCCGTCGTCAACGCCTGCCAGGCCCTCATCAAGGACCTTGGCATCCTCTCCCGCGAGTTCACCAAAGAGTATGAACTTCGCAAGATGGCGAACGCTGCCAACCAGCAGCAGAACATGGGCGAGTAG
- a CDS encoding Actin cytoskeleton-regulatory complex protein pan1, which translates to MFSSSNSFLGGGAAGRPGQAPFMQQQQPQQPSYSQFGQGQQQAPMQQPQPTGFAPQPTGFAGQPSPFGSAQLQPQATGFPASQQLQPQFTGFPGQQPQQQQQQQPQQTGYQQPQLTGYPGQTQSQQPAPQFQLSQPTGLPSRPKTSSEIANSFQADGGQRPQVPPKSGSRIPSIRLSFITAQDQAKFEQLFKSAVGDSKTMEGDKARDLLMRSKLPGSDLSKIWVLSDSTKSGQLFFPEFALAMYLCNVRLNGREIPSTLPEKIKNEVSSMVDIISFDVPDEQLDSAPRTNVPSFDAPLLENKSTPPIVQQPQPQQPGNQQLLSQLTAQPTGFFPQPTGVPPQQTGYPSQNQSQFLQPQQTGLMNNPQATGYTGLRPPMPPMPTGFGSSVSPSQTGGLAAQPTGIIAQSTGMPGQWGSINIPAQGLPNLGGMKQQTIPPPGHGSGFVSEKYFGKSTIWAISKDEKRLYDNIFREWDSRRTGFVSGETFIEMIGQCGLSRNDLERIWTLADPHNRGRLNMDEFAVAIHLTYLARNDHPIPNRLPPELVPSSTRHLDESIGTVKSLLSQDAENRKATGAFLQPQKTGVSYLKDHSFRAGSPGSSGMVRKDATMFKNNDAAGGYRSSARRRVGQDGRTPSPAPSSQASETEELTVQQLQKKIREAKIMLDAVDFQDENRAEDDESLDRMDRREAESLMDRIRRVQDDIDTHPNAAFRGLDNGAERRSLRRQLQAYEDQVPQVASDVRRIEREIADAKLELFRLKDAKAHPGSAGNIVGTGPGGSITEADRIKARARARMQARAAELAGRPIPAGVDDDGQAARRLEAENNNVKAERERNDAMTRDVEESVRDFAKSLEDSLREQGENSTREHEKRRWEDALGVEDTIRDFIFDLARSSRTASVRKEERQRPTAASPVQGRSSAASPVEPSHVPASTSSTGSIPGGTHEDRVAAARERAQKRIAERMAAAGLKPSDSTETLAQRQEREKREREERVRRAEEEDAKREAERQRRLAEERGGTAPTSTPAPAASKTAGKKPPPAPPSRRARTDSAGQADSKKAEDVVREQAIREEQELQEVETQRLEEEAKQREEEFLPEKEAQEAKLKALEEQVRQGKIKKQEEKRRREEAARQAKEQEARLAAQRAELEAAKERERQLQRELEGMDEDSSDDEGPVLSSPPPPAPPSIPTIATPEPVAPVAAPFSEAGNIVSPDAESKNPYFKSLSQPPSEPSVTSPPASQSTNPFHRLAQQEKQEPLKPSFTGAVPLERKTRARPEDSDDWSAAGSEFDSSDDEDDHPGGGSAKQLASILFGTMAPPRPLSAMDEDKSSTPVQASPIAPPPPPPPPAATQPSAEVEDGSSPAPPAGIPPPPPPPPAVTPGVPFGAPPPPPPPPPVGGAPAAPPPPPPPSFGAPPPPPPPGGAPGAPPPPPPAAAGGAPGDRSALLASIQAGKGLRKVQTNDRSTSSSAGRVL; encoded by the exons ATGTTCTCCTCGTCGAATTCTTTCCTCGGCGGCGGTGCCGCTGGTCGTCCAGGCCAGGCACCGTTcatgcagcagcagcagccgcagcagccCTCATATTCGCAATTCGGTCAGGGCCAGCAGCAAGCTCCGAtgcagcagccgcagccaACAGGGTTTGCGCCTCAGCCCACGGGATTCGCGGGACAGCCTTCGCCATTTGGCAGCGCTCAGCTTCAACCCCAAGCCACGGGGTTCCCCGCAAGTCAGCAGCTCCAGCCGCAGTTTACCGGCTTCCCTGGCCAACAaccgcagcaacagcaacaacaacaaccgCAGCAGACAGGATACCAACAACCCCAGCTTACTGGATACCCCGGTCAAACCCAGTCGCAGCAACCAGCTCCTCAATTCCAATTATCGCAACCTACTGGCCTCCCTAGTCGGCCCAAGACCTCGTCCGAGATTGCCAATTCCTTCCAAGCAGATGGCGGGCAACGTCCTCAGGTTCCGCCAAAATCAGGATCGCGGATCCCTAGTATCCGGTTGTCGTTCATCACTGCCCAGGATCAAGCCAAGTTCGAGCAGTTGTTCAAGTCCGCGGTTGGCGATAGCAAGACAATGGAAG GTGACAAGGCGAGAGATTTGCTGATGCGCTCCAAGCTCCCTGGTAGCGATCTCTCCAAGATCTGGGTCCTTTCCGATTCGACCAAGTCGGGCCAGCTTTTCTTCCCGGAATTTGCCTTGGCCATGTATCTTTGTAACGTTCGTCTGAACGGTCGCGAAATCCCCTCGACTCTGCCCGAGAAAATCAAGAATGAGGTCTCCAGTATGGTCGACATTATTTCATTCGATGTGCCCGACGAACAACTCGACTCTGCACCCCGCACCAACGTTCCTAGTTTCGATGCACCTCTGCTGGAGAATAAGTCAACCCCTCCAATCGTTCAGCAGCCTCAGCCCCAGCAGCCCGGCAATCAACAGCTTCTCTCGCAGCTTACTGCCCAGCCGACTGGGTTCTTCCCTCAGCCGACTGGCGTGCCGCCTCAGCAGACGGGCTACCCCAGTCAGAACCAATCTCAATTCCTGCAACCACAGCAAACTGGCTTGATGAACAACCCCCAAGCTACAGGTTATACTGGACTGCGTCCACCGATGCCGCCGATGCCGACTGGATTTGGCTCAAGTGTCAGCCCTTCACAGACCGGTGGATTGGCCGCCCAGCCTACAGGTATCATTGCTCAGTCCACGGGTATGCCAGGCCAATGGGGCTCTATCAACATACCTGCACAGGGACTCCCCAATCTTGGAGGTATGAAGCAGCAGACGATACCTCCACCCGGTCATGGGAGTGGGTTCGTCAGCGAAAAATATTTTGGCAAATCCACTATTTGGGCTATCTCGAAGGACGAGAAGAGGCTCTATGATAATATCTTTCGTGAATGGGATAGTCGTCGCACCGGATTTGTGAGTGGTGAGACCTTCATTGAGATGATTGGACAATGTGGTCTGAGCCGCAACGACTTGGAGCGAATCTGGACGCTTGCAGACCCCCACAACCGTGGTCGTCTCAACATGGACGAGTTTGCAGTGGCTATACACCTGACCTATCTCGCTCGCAATGACCACCCTATACCCAACCGCCTCCCTCCAGAGCTCGTTCCTTCGTCTACTCGGCATCTGGACGAGTCCATCGGCACTGTGAAGTCCCTTTTGTCTCAGGATGCCGAGAACCGCAAAGCTACTGGTGCGTTCTTGCAACCCCAGAAAACTGGTGTCAGCTACCTCAAAGATCATTCTTTCCGTGCGGGTAGCCCTGGTTCGTCTGGCATGGTCCGCAAGGATGCTACGATGTTCAAAAACAACGATGCTGCTGGTGGCTATCGCTCCAGTGCACGTCGCCGCGTGGGCCAGGATGGACGAACTCCGTCCCCTGCGCCCTCATCCCAGGCGTCCGAGACGGAGGAGCTGACTGTGCAACAACTCCAAAAGAAGATCCGCGAGGCGAAAATCATGCTCGATGCCGTGGATTTCCAGGATGAGAACCGCGCTGAGGACGACGAGTCTCTCGACCGCATGGATCGCCGTGAGGCCGAGAGCCTAATGGATCGTATTCGTCGCGTTCAAGACGATATCGACACTCATCCTAACGCTGCCTTCCGTGGCTTGGACAACGGAGCCGAGCGACGATCCCTTCGTCGCCAATTGCAGGCTTACGAGGATCAGGTTCCTCAGGTTGCCTCGGATGTTCGACGGATTGAGCGTGAGATTGCCGATGCCAAGCTCGAGCTTTTCCGCCTCAAGGACGCCAAGGCTCATCCAGGTAGTGCGGGCAACATTGTCGGCACTGGTCCTGGTGGCTCCATCACTGAGGCTGATCGCATCAAGGCTCGTGCCCGCGCCCGCATGCAAGCTCGCGCTGCTGAGCTTGCTGGTCGCCCCATTCCTGCCGGTGTTGATGACGACGGTCAGGCTGCTCGTCGCCTCGAGGCAGAGAACAACAACGTCAAGGCTGAACGGGAGCGCAACGATGCTATGACTCGGGATGTCGAGGAGAGTGTGCGAGACTTTGCAAAGAGCCTGGAGGACAGTCTGCGTGAGCAAGGCGAGAACTCAACCCGTGAACACGAGAAGCGCCGTTGGGAAGACGCGTTGGGCGTGGAGGACACCATTCGTGACTTCATCTTTGATCTTGCCCGTAGCAGTCGAACTGCTAGTGTTCGCAAAGAGGAACGCCAGCGACCTACGGCTGCCTCGCCTGTTCAGGGCCGTTCATCTGCGGCATCGCCAGTTGAGCCTTCTCACGTCCCCGCCTCAACTTCCTCTACTGGGTCCATTCCGGGAGGCACGCATGAAGACCGCGTGGCAGCAGCTCGCGAGCGTGCCCAAAAGCGTATTGCTGAGCGTATGGCTGCGGCGGGCCTGAAACCAAGCGACTCCACCGAGACTCTCGCACAGCGCCAGGAACGAGAAAAGCGCGAACGTGAAGAGCGGGTTAGGCGtgcagaggaggaagatgccaaGCGGGAGGCAGAACGACAACGACGCCTTGCCGAGGAGCGCGGTGGAACTGCACCCACGTCCACACCTGCACCAGCGGCCTCTAAGACTGCGGGCAAGAAGCCGCCCCCTGCGCCGCCCTCTCGGCGCGCCCGCACCGACAGTGCTGGTCAGGCCGACTCGAAGAAGGCCGAAGATGTCGTCCGGGAGCAAGCCATTAGGGAGGAGCAAGAGCTGCAAGAGGTCGAGACACAGCGTCTGGA AGAGGAAGCCAAGCAGCGCGAAGAGGAGTTCCTACCGGAGAAAGAAGCCCAGGAAGCCAAGCTCAAAGCTCTTGAAGAGCAGGTTCGTCAAggaaagatcaagaagcaggaagagaagcgTCGCCGGGAAGAAGCTGCCCGTCAAGCAAAGGAGCAGGAGGCCAGACTTGCAGCCCAGCGGGCTGAGCTTGAGGCTGCCAAAGAACGTGAGCGGCAGCTTCAGCGTGAGCTGGAGGGTATGGATGAAGACTCTTCAGATGATGAGGGTCCC gtcctctcttctccccctcctcccgctCCCCCATCCATTCCCACCATTGCTACCCCTGAACCCGTCGCACCAGTTGCAGCCCCCTTCTCCGAGGCTGGAAATATTGTGAGCCCCGATGCTGAGTCAAAGAACCCCTACTTCAAGTCCTTGAGTCAGCCGCCGTCGGAGCCCTCGGTCACCTCGCCCCCAGCCTCTCAGTCTACCAATCCTTTCCACCGCCTTGCTCAACAGGAGAAGCAAGAGCCTCTTAAGCCCTCTTTCACCGGCGCTGTTCCCTTGGAGCGTAAGACTCGAGCTCGGCCCGAAGACAGCGATGACTGGTCTGCTGCTGGATCTGAATTTGACTCGtctgacgacgaggatgatcacCCTGGTGGTGGCAGCGCCAAGCAACTCGCCAGCATTTTGTTCGGCACTATGGCCCCTCCACGTCCTCTGAGCGCCATGGACGAAGATAAGTCTTCGACTCCGGTGCAAGCCAGTCCTAttgctcctccgcctccgcctcctccccctgCCGCAACCCAGCCATCTGCGGAAGTGGAAGACGGCTCATCTCCGGCTCCTCCGGCTGgaatccctcctcctccacctccacctcctgcAGTTACTCCTGGTGTACCATTTGGCgcacctccgccgccgccgcctcctccccctgTCGGCGGGGCTCCTGCagcgccgccaccaccaccacctccctccTTCGGtgccccccctcctccccctcctccaggcGGTGCTCCTGgagctcctccaccaccgcctcctGCTGCGGCGGGTGGGGCCCCCGGCGATCGTTCGGCTCTCCTTGCTTCTATTCAGGCGGGCAAGGGTCTCCGTAAGGTTCAGACCAATGACCGTAGCACCAGCTCATCAGCCGGACGGGTGCTATGA